Within the Thermanaeromonas toyohensis ToBE genome, the region TAGATCACCATAAATTCGAAGCCATCCTAGAGAAGCATAAAGAGCGCCTTGGAGTGAAGTTCGATCACGAGCTTACTCCGGCGGCACTTAAAGAAGTTATAGCGGAATATAAGGATCTGGTAAAAACCGAGACAGGTCGCGAGTTTCCCCAGGAACCCCAAGAACAGCTCCGGATGGCTATACGGGCGGTCTTCGATTCCTGGAATAACCCGCGGGCTATTGTATACCGTAAGATCAACAAGATTCCCGATGACCTAGGTACCGCTGTGAATATCCAGACCATGGTTTTTGGGAACATGGGTTCCACCAGTGGCACAGGTGTAGCTTTTACCCGGAATCCCTCTACTGGAGAAAAGGGTCTCTATGGTGAGTATCTCCTCAATGCCCAGGGCGAAGACGTGGTGGCCGGTATCCGGACGCCCAAACCCCTGGCCCAACTCAAAGAAGAGATGCCCGAAACTTACCGGCAGTTCGAGGAGATCTGCGAGCTTTTGGAGAAGCATTATCGGGATATGCAGGATATTGAGTTTACCATTGAAAGGGGCAAGCTTTACATCCTACAGACCCGTGCCGGGAAACGCACTGCAGCAGCCGCGGTTAAGATAGCTGTAGATATGGTACAGGAAGGTCTTATTACCAAAGAGGAAGCTATCTTGCGGGTGGACCCGGATCAGGTGGTCCAGCTTCTGCACCGCCGTGTGGATCCTAAAGCGAAGGTAGAGGTCATCGCTAAAGGGCTCCCAGCTTCTCCCGGTGCAGCTTGCGGGAAGGTTGTCTTCGATGCTGATGAGGCCGAAAGATTGGGTCTTGAAGGCGAAAAGGTAATTTTAGTTCGTAACGAGACCACCCCTGACGATATCCACGGCATTGTCCAGGCCCAAGGAGTGCTGACAGCCAGGGGAGGTATGACCAGCCATGCGGCAGTAGTGGCCCGAGGCATGGGTAAGCCGGCTGTGGTCGGCTGCGGGGACATTAAGATCGATGTAGGTGGTAAGAGGTTCTTCGTGGGCGACCTGGAGGTTAAAGAAGGGGATATTATCTCCATCGACGGGGCCACGGGGAACGTTATGCTGGGTGAAGTACCCCTGATAGAACCCCAACTTACTGGCGAGTTTAAGACCTTACTCCAGTGGGCTGATGAAGTCCGGCGCCTGAAGGTGCGTGCCAATGCCGACACTCCTGAAGATGCGCGGCGTGCCCGGGAATTCGGTGCCGAAGGTATAGGCCTTTGCCGTACAGAGCATATGTTTATGGCCGTGGATCGTCTCCCGGTGGTTCAGCAGATGATTCTGGCCAAGACCAAGGAGGAACGGGAAGAGGCTTTAGCTAAGCTCTTGCCCATGCAGCAGGGCGATTTCTACGAGATCTTAAAGGTAATGGAAGGATTGCCGGTTACTATCCGGTTGCTGGATCCGCCTTTGCACGAATTCCTGCCTAGCTCGGAGGAGCTGTTGGTGGAGATCACCAGGCTAGAAGCTACTAATGGAGATAAAGCGGAGATAGAAGCCAAACGGGCCCTCTTGCGGGAGGTCCGGGCCCGGGAGGAGTTCAATCCTATGCTGGGCCATCGTGGGTGCCGTTTAGGTATCACCTATCCTGAAGTCTACGCTATGCAGGCCCGGGCGATTTTCCAAGCCGTAGCCCAGCTTAAAAAAGAAGGTATCAATGTGTTACCTGAGGTAGAGATCCCACTGGTAATACATGTTAATGAGTTGCGCCGCCTGCGGCAGCTAGTGGAAGAAGTAGCAGAACAGGTTAAGAAGGAGACCGGTGTCGACTTCGAATATAAGGTTGGTACTATGATAGAAATGCCACGGGCTTGTGCTACCGCGGATGAGATAGCCGAAGAGGCGGAATTCTTCTCCTTCGGCACCAACGATCTTACCCAGACTACCTTTGGCTTCAGCCGTGATGATGCGGAAGCTAAATTCCTACCTCAGTACTTGGAAGAAAAGATTCTAAAAGATAACCCCTTTATTGTTCTCGATAGAGCTGGGGTAGGCAAGTTCATGCGGATGGGTGTAGAATTGGGCCGCAAGACCAGGCCTACTTTAGAGATAGGTATCTGCGGTGAACACGGTGGTGAGCCGAGTTCTGTGGAATTCTGCCACCAGATAGGGTTGGATTATGTAAGCTGCTCACCCTTCCGTGTACCTGTGGCCCGTCTAGCCGCTGCTCAAGCTGCCCTGAAGGAGAGAAAGGCGCAAGTTTTTGAGCGCGATGTATAAAGAGGTAGGGAAGGTTAAGAGCCTAGGTTTTAAGGGGGATGCCGGATCTAGGCGGTCAGCCAGGAACGGCATCCCTATTTCTCATTCTTTCCAAGTTTCCTCGCTGAAAAGCTGAAGGCCTTGCCTTAACAGCAGGGCAGCGGTGACCCCGCAGCCGGTCCTAGTGCAGCCGCTGAAGGTACCGTTATAGATGGCCCGGATTCCGCAGGAGGGGCTTCTTTCTTTAAGGATGGCTACCCTAGTGCCCAGGGCACGGGCTAACTCTGCTGTGGCCCTGGCTCCTTGTAGAAAGGCGGCTGTGACATCGCGGCCCTCTTTATCTACAACCCGCGCCCGGCCTTCCAGGACGTCAAAGCCGTCGCCACCCTGTATTTCCGCTGGCGGACGAGGTATGGATAGCCCCCCTAATTTTTCCGGACATACAGGTATAGCCTGGCGCCGGGTCACAAGTTCTTTAATTTCTGGTACCAGATTAGAGCCCCCATTATACTTACAGTGATATCCTGCCAGGCAAGCGCTTACAAGAATAGGGGGTCGGTTTTCCATAAATATATCCCCACTTTAACTAAAAAGTGTTTTCCTTAATTTTATCTTTAAGCACTACTCCTAACAAGTATGACCGAATCTACTTTCCTAGGGCGAATCCAATTGTCGGAGGGAGGCATATACTATTATGGCTCAGTGCGTTAATATAGCTGAAAATAAAAAGATGTGTACTTGTACGTATGAACCTTGTCCTAGAAAGGGTAACTGTTGTGCTTGCCTTCTTTACCATAGGAGGCATGGCGAGCTACCAGGGTGTTTGTTCCCACCAGAAGTAGAACGGACCTATGACCGCAGCATAGATCGCTTTGTAGCCTGGTTTAACCGGGGGCGGAAGTAAGGCGGTGCTATTCTTTATGAAGCCGCTTAAAGAAGTAACCATTTATACTGATGGGGCTTGTAGCGGAAACCCTGGACCGGGAGGTTGGGCTGCTATCCTCCTTTACGGCAGTCACCGAAAGGAACTTTCCGGGGCTGTGCCAGATACGACAAATCAGCGCATGGAGCTTACAGCTGCCCTGGAAGCTTTGAGGGCCCTGAAGGAGCCGTGCCGAGTAAAACTTTACAGTGATAGTGCTTATCTAGTGAACGCCTTCCGGGAAGGGTGGATTAAGCGGTGGCAAGAAAACGGTTGGCGGACAGCTAAAAAGGAACCGGTGGAAAACCAAGACTTATGGCAAGAGCTGGTACGGGTGGCTTCCCAACACCAGGTGGAATGGGTGAAAGTAACTGGCCATAGTGATGACGAAGAGAATAACCGGTGTGATGCGTTAGCCCGGGCGGCCATTTCTAGACTTCTCAAGGGAGAATAAGCCTAAAGAACATTTTAGGTATAGATATGATAAGTGCCAGCAGGAAAAAGCTCCCCGGTGTCGAACCTTTTCCCGAAAGTAGAAGATGAAGGGTGGCCTTAATGCTGATCATAGGTATCAATGGAAGCCCTAACAGAACAGGTAATACAGCATATCTAATCCAGGAGGGATTAAAGGCGGCTGCCTCGACCGGTGCACAAACTGTGCTTATTCACGTGACGGATGTCCTAGCTGACCAAAAACATCCTTTTTGCAACCAGTGTAGCTCTCCCTGCCAGGGTTCCTGTTCCCGGGGTAACCGGTTAGGGGAAGCTTACGACTTATTGCGCCGGGCCGACGGTATACTTTTAGGTAGCCCGGTGTACTTCGGGAGCGTTTCTGCCCAGCTCAAAGCTTTCTGGGATAAAAGCCGTATTTTACGTAAAGAGAAAGCTTTGTTAAATGTAGTTGGGGCTGCCCTAGCTGTAGGTGGCAGCCGCTTCGGCGGGCAGGAGACTACTTTGAAGGCCCTTTTTGATATGATGTTGGTTCAGGGTATGATGATAATCGGGGATGGATACCAGGATTATGATTGTGGTCATCACGGAGGTTGTAGCCAGGCCCCTGCTGAGGAGGATGAATTTGCCCGGCAGCGAGTAAGGATTTTAGGCTTGCGGTTGGCTGAGGTAGCTGCTGCTACTATGTCCCTTCGTCGGAGGGACTTATAAAGAAGCAAACCGGAGGGCAAGGATTTGGATGAAGTTACTTCTGCGGGAAGAAGCTGAACGTTTGGAGGAGGAATTGTTATCTCCTTTTGCCTCTTTAAGCAGCCGTACTCGAGGCCGGGACCGGCCGGAAGAGCCCTGCCGAGTACGTACCGAATTTCAAAGGGATAGGGATAGAATTATCCATTCTAAAGCCTTTCGACGCCTAAAACATAAAACCCAGGTCTTCATAGCTCCTGAGGGCGATCATTATCGTACCCGTCTCACCCACACCTTAGAAGTAGCTCAAATAGCGCGTACCATCGCCCGCGCTCTACGTCTCAATGAAGACTTAACTGAAGCTATAGCCCTGGGGCATGATCTGGGGCATACTCCTTTTGGGCACGCAGGCGAAGAAGCCTTAAATGAAGTGGTACCTGGGGGTTTTAAACATAATGAGCAGAGCTTGCGGGTAGTGGAGGTATTGGAAGGCGAAGGGGGGCTTAATCTCACTTGGGAAGTACGGGACGGTATTGCCCACCATACTGGGCCTGTTAAGCCCCAGACCTTGGAAGGGCAAGTGATCTGCTATGCTGATCGTATTGCCTATATCAACCACGATATAGATGATGCTTTGCGCG harbors:
- the ppdK gene encoding pyruvate, phosphate dikinase produces the protein MAGKKYIYMFSEGRADMRNLLGGKGANLAEMTNIGLPVPPGITITCEACNEYNRLGKEFPPGLEEELEERLKDLERINGKKLGDPQNPLLVSVRSGAPVSMPGMMDTILNLGLNDQSVQGLAANTGDERFALDCYRRFIQMFGDVVLGIDHHKFEAILEKHKERLGVKFDHELTPAALKEVIAEYKDLVKTETGREFPQEPQEQLRMAIRAVFDSWNNPRAIVYRKINKIPDDLGTAVNIQTMVFGNMGSTSGTGVAFTRNPSTGEKGLYGEYLLNAQGEDVVAGIRTPKPLAQLKEEMPETYRQFEEICELLEKHYRDMQDIEFTIERGKLYILQTRAGKRTAAAAVKIAVDMVQEGLITKEEAILRVDPDQVVQLLHRRVDPKAKVEVIAKGLPASPGAACGKVVFDADEAERLGLEGEKVILVRNETTPDDIHGIVQAQGVLTARGGMTSHAAVVARGMGKPAVVGCGDIKIDVGGKRFFVGDLEVKEGDIISIDGATGNVMLGEVPLIEPQLTGEFKTLLQWADEVRRLKVRANADTPEDARRAREFGAEGIGLCRTEHMFMAVDRLPVVQQMILAKTKEEREEALAKLLPMQQGDFYEILKVMEGLPVTIRLLDPPLHEFLPSSEELLVEITRLEATNGDKAEIEAKRALLREVRAREEFNPMLGHRGCRLGITYPEVYAMQARAIFQAVAQLKKEGINVLPEVEIPLVIHVNELRRLRQLVEEVAEQVKKETGVDFEYKVGTMIEMPRACATADEIAEEAEFFSFGTNDLTQTTFGFSRDDAEAKFLPQYLEEKILKDNPFIVLDRAGVGKFMRMGVELGRKTRPTLEIGICGEHGGEPSSVEFCHQIGLDYVSCSPFRVPVARLAAAQAALKERKAQVFERDV
- a CDS encoding DUF523 domain-containing protein, with the protein product MENRPPILVSACLAGYHCKYNGGSNLVPEIKELVTRRQAIPVCPEKLGGLSIPRPPAEIQGGDGFDVLEGRARVVDKEGRDVTAAFLQGARATAELARALGTRVAILKERSPSCGIRAIYNGTFSGCTRTGCGVTAALLLRQGLQLFSEETWKE
- a CDS encoding DUF6485 family protein yields the protein MAQCVNIAENKKMCTCTYEPCPRKGNCCACLLYHRRHGELPGCLFPPEVERTYDRSIDRFVAWFNRGRK
- the rnhA gene encoding ribonuclease HI, encoding MKPLKEVTIYTDGACSGNPGPGGWAAILLYGSHRKELSGAVPDTTNQRMELTAALEALRALKEPCRVKLYSDSAYLVNAFREGWIKRWQENGWRTAKKEPVENQDLWQELVRVASQHQVEWVKVTGHSDDEENNRCDALARAAISRLLKGE
- a CDS encoding flavodoxin family protein, producing the protein MLIIGINGSPNRTGNTAYLIQEGLKAAASTGAQTVLIHVTDVLADQKHPFCNQCSSPCQGSCSRGNRLGEAYDLLRRADGILLGSPVYFGSVSAQLKAFWDKSRILRKEKALLNVVGAALAVGGSRFGGQETTLKALFDMMLVQGMMIIGDGYQDYDCGHHGGCSQAPAEEDEFARQRVRILGLRLAEVAAATMSLRRRDL
- a CDS encoding deoxyguanosinetriphosphate triphosphohydrolase, whose translation is MKLLLREEAERLEEELLSPFASLSSRTRGRDRPEEPCRVRTEFQRDRDRIIHSKAFRRLKHKTQVFIAPEGDHYRTRLTHTLEVAQIARTIARALRLNEDLTEAIALGHDLGHTPFGHAGEEALNEVVPGGFKHNEQSLRVVEVLEGEGGLNLTWEVRDGIAHHTGPVKPQTLEGQVICYADRIAYINHDIDDALRAGIITLEDLPQDCLEVLGYEHRQRINTMVLDIIQNSWGKDHITMSSRVQEATDTLRAFLFKHVYIGSRAKAEEGKAKRMLKDLYYFYLEHPELLPPAKRPEDDLPRRVCDYIAGMTDRFAILQYQKLFVPTGFPL